In one window of Desulforhabdus amnigena DNA:
- a CDS encoding pseudouridine synthase: protein MKAVHLEDTPVDVKGVRLQKVIAQAGLASRRAAEEMIRQGRVAVNGRVVTTLGCCVDPGRDEVIVDGKTISIAEKKVYLLFYKPKLCVTTLKDPQGRQTVIDLIPDFGVRLFPVGRLDYDAEGLLLLTNDGLLGNRLQHPRYGIAKTYEVKVQGQPDAEALSRLRSGIVLEEGKTAPAEVSILRLLPKAGWLRIVLHQGWYRQIKRMGEAVGHPVLKIKRVAYGPLTLGKLMPGAFRTLSAKEVRRLYQLVQLEEEQTGRK from the coding sequence TTGAAAGCCGTTCATTTAGAAGATACGCCGGTAGATGTGAAAGGGGTGCGCCTTCAGAAGGTGATCGCGCAGGCTGGGCTCGCTTCGCGCCGTGCAGCCGAGGAAATGATTCGACAGGGCAGGGTCGCGGTCAACGGCCGCGTGGTCACGACATTGGGGTGTTGCGTGGATCCTGGCAGAGATGAAGTCATCGTTGACGGGAAAACAATTTCCATCGCCGAGAAAAAAGTCTACCTGCTTTTCTATAAACCGAAACTGTGTGTTACGACTCTCAAGGATCCGCAGGGACGTCAGACCGTCATTGATCTGATCCCGGATTTTGGAGTACGTTTGTTTCCCGTGGGGCGCCTGGATTATGATGCTGAGGGCTTGCTGCTTCTCACCAATGACGGTCTTTTGGGTAACCGGCTGCAGCATCCACGATACGGAATCGCTAAAACATATGAAGTGAAAGTGCAGGGACAACCGGATGCCGAGGCTTTGAGCCGCCTGCGTTCAGGGATCGTTCTTGAAGAGGGAAAAACCGCCCCCGCAGAGGTGTCGATCCTTCGACTTTTGCCCAAGGCCGGCTGGCTGCGGATTGTTTTGCATCAAGGCTGGTACAGGCAAATCAAACGTATGGGGGAAGCGGTGGGACACCCGGTTTTGAAAATCAAAAGAGTGGCCTATGGTCCTCTGACCTTGGGAAAACTCATGCCGGGCGCTTTCCGAACCTTATCCGCAAAAGAAGTGCGCCGGCTGTATCAACTGGTTCAACTTGAAGAGGAGCAAACCGGAAGGAAATGA
- a CDS encoding tetratricopeptide repeat protein, whose product MNNRSRRTYPYSLDDSLVASRQKEKKRRPFRFLAWLVLLALLGVGGYWLIGSVPQERIANYLPFPKKLLALRFQHNGQEVILLPDSQCVVNPRDSLHLLSVQTDGWVSWGVKVDASDFDIESIKEQPAVIRDLMPQEDFETPKTVEIRVLLWNRVIGKVSFLVELDGKDWLQKATSATSDNQKIGYLEKALLGNPGNVLVKTQLAALYFEKKKYEEAARLYKEVDQSGKSKSVLERLLEVYKQQNQVDEALMVYLDLIKLSEDEEYFKEFLQYIQRYKSKDDAVRFLEKYQREIPRDFRSSLLLFLADLNTQAKNWDKAAASYERAIRSGVKDQNVLYNLVVTYQQSDNLDKAIPAMEKYLQSNPGDIRSWMQLGSLLEKKGAVDRARDVYEKVLEKSPQNKAALVRLVALLEKTNNKGALQEAYEKLARLQPENRTVQHNLAVLYYDSQKWDKAASAFEAIAARDSKDVESRKYLLDIYRKAKNEKAELETLKSLAQLDPKNSSYYDSLFSTYKEKGDYKGMVAFFQSVAERAPDSITFHNYLLYGLLKQGDSQGALKELEQLIRLQPKEKKHLKQAANLYENTGNYAEASKKLEQILKLDPKDKEAQDDYLRLRRKSLAPPKKKS is encoded by the coding sequence ATGAACAATAGAAGTCGGAGAACCTATCCTTACAGTTTAGATGACTCTTTAGTTGCATCTCGACAAAAGGAAAAAAAACGCCGTCCTTTCCGTTTTCTCGCATGGCTTGTCCTGCTGGCATTGTTGGGGGTGGGGGGCTATTGGTTGATCGGTTCCGTTCCCCAGGAACGCATCGCCAATTATCTTCCCTTTCCCAAAAAACTCCTGGCCCTGCGATTCCAGCACAATGGGCAGGAAGTCATTCTCCTGCCGGACTCTCAATGTGTAGTGAATCCAAGAGATTCTCTTCACCTCTTGAGCGTTCAGACGGACGGGTGGGTTTCCTGGGGAGTGAAAGTCGATGCATCGGATTTCGATATTGAATCAATAAAGGAACAGCCCGCCGTCATCAGGGATCTGATGCCGCAGGAGGATTTTGAAACACCCAAAACGGTTGAAATTCGGGTTCTGCTCTGGAACCGGGTCATTGGAAAGGTCTCTTTTCTGGTGGAACTGGATGGCAAAGATTGGTTGCAAAAGGCGACCTCGGCAACCAGTGACAATCAGAAAATCGGTTATCTGGAAAAAGCTCTGCTGGGAAATCCCGGAAACGTTCTGGTGAAAACACAGTTGGCTGCACTCTATTTTGAAAAGAAAAAATATGAGGAAGCCGCCAGACTCTATAAAGAAGTCGATCAGTCCGGAAAGTCCAAATCCGTTCTCGAACGGTTGCTTGAAGTCTACAAACAGCAAAATCAGGTGGATGAGGCCCTCATGGTCTACCTGGATTTGATCAAACTTTCTGAAGACGAGGAATACTTCAAAGAGTTTTTACAGTACATCCAAAGGTACAAATCCAAGGACGATGCAGTGAGGTTTCTGGAAAAGTATCAGCGGGAAATTCCCCGCGATTTCAGGAGTTCGCTCCTTCTCTTTCTTGCGGATCTCAATACTCAGGCGAAAAATTGGGATAAGGCGGCAGCGAGCTATGAGCGGGCTATCAGATCTGGAGTGAAGGATCAGAATGTTCTTTATAATCTGGTAGTCACCTACCAGCAGAGCGACAACCTGGACAAGGCCATTCCTGCCATGGAAAAATACCTCCAATCCAATCCTGGTGACATCAGAAGTTGGATGCAGCTGGGTTCACTCCTGGAAAAGAAGGGAGCGGTGGACAGGGCGCGCGATGTGTATGAAAAGGTTTTAGAAAAAAGTCCCCAGAATAAGGCGGCATTGGTCCGGCTGGTCGCCCTTCTGGAGAAGACGAACAATAAGGGAGCACTGCAGGAGGCCTATGAAAAACTAGCTCGATTGCAGCCCGAAAACAGGACCGTTCAACACAATCTCGCCGTCCTTTATTACGACTCCCAAAAGTGGGACAAGGCAGCGAGCGCTTTTGAAGCCATTGCCGCTCGCGACAGCAAGGATGTGGAATCCCGGAAGTATCTCCTGGACATCTATCGCAAGGCGAAAAATGAAAAAGCGGAACTCGAAACCTTGAAATCATTGGCTCAGCTGGACCCGAAGAATTCGTCCTATTATGACTCCCTCTTCTCCACCTACAAGGAGAAGGGGGATTACAAAGGAATGGTGGCGTTCTTCCAGAGTGTCGCCGAGCGTGCTCCCGATTCCATTACATTCCACAACTATCTGCTGTATGGCCTGTTGAAGCAGGGGGATTCTCAGGGCGCCTTGAAGGAATTGGAGCAGCTGATCCGCTTGCAGCCCAAGGAAAAAAAGCATTTGAAGCAGGCTGCGAATCTATATGAAAATACTGGAAATTATGCTGAAGCATCCAAGAAGCTGGAACAGATCCTGAAGCTGGATCCGAAAGATAAAGAGGCGCAAGACGATTATCTCCGGTTGCGGCGAAAGTCTCTGGCCCCTCCCAAAAAGAAATCTTGA
- a CDS encoding catalase, with the protein MNDNDRKPTTNDAGIPVSSDEYSLTVGPDGPILLQDHYLIEQMANFNREMIPDRQPHAKGSGAFGYFQVTRDVSSYTKAAVFQPGTKTEVLARFSTVAGESGSPDTWRDVRGFALKFYTTEGNYDMVGNNTPVFFVRDPMKFQHFIHSQKRRADSGLRDNDMQWDFWTLSPESAHQVTILMSDRGVPRSYRHMNGYSSHTYMWVNAKGERFWVKYHFKTDQGIEYLTQEEADRIAGEDADYHRRDLFEAIKRGDYPSWTLKVQIMPFKDADTYRFNPFDLTKVWPHGDYPLHEVGRLTLNRNPSDFHAEIEQAAFEPNNLVPGIGPSPDKMLLARLFSYSDAHRARLGANYKQIPVNRPKSPVHNYSKGGAMRIDKVSDPVYAPNSKGGPKADPERYPEAATWSAGGEFVRAAYTKRKDDDDFGQAGTLVRKVMDDAQRDRLVSNVVGHLKNGVSEPVLKRAFEYWRNIDKEIGDRIAKGVQGG; encoded by the coding sequence ATGAACGACAACGACCGCAAACCCACAACCAACGATGCGGGCATCCCTGTATCCAGCGACGAGTATTCCCTCACCGTAGGGCCTGATGGTCCCATTCTGCTGCAGGACCACTACCTGATCGAGCAAATGGCCAACTTCAACCGGGAGATGATTCCGGACCGCCAGCCCCACGCAAAGGGCTCGGGGGCTTTCGGATACTTCCAGGTGACCCGGGACGTCAGCTCCTACACCAAGGCGGCCGTGTTCCAACCGGGTACGAAGACCGAAGTGCTGGCACGGTTTTCCACGGTGGCCGGCGAAAGTGGCAGTCCCGACACCTGGCGGGACGTGCGCGGCTTTGCGCTCAAGTTCTACACCACCGAGGGCAACTACGACATGGTGGGAAACAACACGCCGGTGTTCTTCGTACGCGATCCCATGAAGTTCCAGCACTTCATTCATTCGCAGAAGCGCCGCGCGGACAGCGGCCTGCGCGACAACGACATGCAGTGGGACTTCTGGACCCTGTCTCCCGAGTCCGCCCATCAGGTCACCATTCTGATGAGCGATCGCGGAGTTCCCAGGAGCTATCGGCACATGAACGGCTACTCGAGCCACACGTACATGTGGGTCAACGCCAAAGGCGAGCGCTTCTGGGTCAAGTACCACTTCAAGACCGACCAGGGCATTGAGTATCTCACCCAGGAGGAGGCAGACCGGATCGCCGGTGAGGATGCCGACTACCATCGCCGCGACCTGTTCGAGGCGATCAAGCGGGGGGATTATCCCAGCTGGACGCTCAAGGTGCAGATCATGCCCTTTAAAGATGCCGATACCTACCGGTTCAACCCGTTTGATCTGACGAAAGTCTGGCCCCACGGCGACTACCCCCTGCACGAAGTCGGCCGGCTTACGCTGAACCGCAATCCGAGCGATTTTCACGCCGAGATCGAGCAGGCGGCGTTCGAGCCGAACAATCTCGTACCCGGCATCGGCCCCAGCCCGGACAAGATGCTGCTTGCCCGTCTGTTTTCTTACTCCGACGCCCACCGGGCACGCCTCGGTGCCAACTACAAACAGATCCCGGTCAACCGGCCAAAGAGTCCGGTCCACAACTATAGCAAGGGCGGTGCCATGCGAATTGATAAAGTCTCTGATCCGGTGTACGCACCGAACTCCAAGGGTGGCCCCAAGGCCGACCCCGAGCGGTATCCCGAGGCGGCCACTTGGAGCGCCGGCGGTGAGTTCGTCCGCGCCGCCTATACCAAGCGCAAGGACGATGATGATTTCGGCCAGGCCGGCACCTTGGTGCGTAAAGTGATGGATGATGCCCAGCGCGATCGGCTGGTGTCCAACGTGGTGGGGCACCTGAAAAACGGCGTGTCTGAACCCGTGTTGAAGCGTGCGTTTGAATACTGGCGCAACATCGACAAGGAGATCGGCGATCGCATAGCCAAGGGCGTACAAGGGGGCTGA
- a CDS encoding DUF4160 domain-containing protein produces MPTVKGVSGLYRFYFYSFDCNEPKHVHVQREKLVCKFWLEPVALSKNYGFSPKGLNAIRQIISSNRNTFLEAWNEHCG; encoded by the coding sequence ATGCCTACAGTAAAAGGTGTTTCGGGACTATACAGATTCTACTTCTACAGCTTCGACTGTAATGAACCGAAGCATGTGCACGTTCAACGCGAGAAGCTTGTTTGCAAGTTTTGGCTCGAACCCGTAGCTCTGAGCAAGAACTACGGCTTTTCTCCGAAGGGGCTGAATGCGATTCGACAGATCATCAGCTCCAATCGGAATACTTTCTTGGAGGCATGGAATGAGCATTGCGGTTAA
- a CDS encoding DUF2442 domain-containing protein, translating into MSIAVNVIEPRLLDIQVTEDEIVAHLVDGRTISVPLAWSWRLSEATPDQRQNFEIIGDGQGIHWPDIDEDISVEGMLCGSPAHRPKGSSTD; encoded by the coding sequence ATGAGCATTGCGGTTAATGTAATCGAGCCTAGGCTGCTGGACATTCAGGTCACAGAAGACGAGATCGTAGCGCACCTTGTAGACGGTCGAACCATCAGTGTTCCTCTTGCGTGGTCTTGGCGGCTGTCAGAGGCAACTCCCGACCAGCGTCAGAATTTCGAGATAATCGGTGATGGACAAGGCATTCACTGGCCAGATATTGATGAAGACATCAGTGTAGAGGGGATGCTTTGCGGTTCTCCCGCCCATCGTCCCAAGGGTTCTTCCACTGACTAA
- a CDS encoding SulP family inorganic anion transporter has product MKYAATVTSSIFAPLWIDTSTFKSDLMAGITVSLVAIPQSLAYARLAGVPAYYGLYAALIPTIIGAVFGSSRQLSTGPVAMTSLLSAASVAPLAVADTELFYSYVILLALLSGLFQILMGAFRVGAILNFLSHPVLMGFINAAALIIGLAQLPTMLGIPAPQSSHFLLDILQVIERINTMHTLSLGFGVTAILMIVALKKYAPKLPGVLITVAVLTWGSYAIGFVDMGGKVVGAIPKGLPSFSIPTLDWHTAMSLVPAGFIIAVVSFMEAMSSSKVISNNTRVPWDENKELIGQGLAKVAAAFCHSMPVSGSFSRSALNLASNARTGLSSVISALCVLITLLFLTPLLYHLPKPVLAAIIMVAVVGLINFPIMLRAWRVSRDDGIAAVATFAATLAFSPNIQNGILIGIGLSLGLMLYRMMRPRIAKLGIHQDGTLGDAQRHNLPPLHRRLGAIRFDGALRFINVATFEKAVLEMERGNPGINTILVSCGGINDIDASGVDMLSKLIIRFKSNNICLCFSGFKEHVQDVIEKTGLNDLIGRDNLFATDLLAARELRSRLEASM; this is encoded by the coding sequence ATGAAATATGCAGCCACCGTTACCTCATCGATTTTTGCGCCCTTATGGATCGACACTTCCACCTTCAAATCCGATTTGATGGCCGGTATAACGGTTTCACTGGTTGCCATTCCGCAATCGCTGGCCTATGCTCGATTGGCCGGCGTACCCGCCTATTACGGCCTTTATGCCGCGTTGATCCCCACCATCATCGGCGCCGTGTTCGGATCCTCGCGTCAGCTTTCCACCGGTCCGGTCGCCATGACCTCATTGCTGTCCGCAGCCAGTGTTGCACCGCTGGCTGTTGCGGATACTGAATTGTTTTACTCCTATGTGATCCTGCTGGCATTACTGTCGGGTCTGTTTCAAATCCTGATGGGCGCGTTTCGGGTCGGGGCGATTCTCAACTTCCTGTCGCACCCGGTGCTGATGGGCTTTATCAATGCCGCCGCCCTGATCATCGGACTGGCGCAATTACCGACCATGCTGGGCATACCGGCTCCCCAGTCATCCCATTTTTTGCTCGACATTCTGCAGGTGATCGAACGTATCAATACGATGCACACCTTGTCCTTGGGCTTTGGCGTTACGGCCATTTTGATGATTGTGGCGCTCAAGAAATATGCCCCCAAACTGCCAGGGGTGCTTATCACCGTGGCTGTGCTGACCTGGGGCAGCTATGCTATAGGTTTTGTCGACATGGGTGGAAAGGTGGTCGGTGCCATCCCGAAAGGGTTGCCCAGCTTCAGCATTCCGACCCTCGACTGGCATACGGCGATGTCTCTGGTGCCGGCCGGTTTCATTATCGCCGTGGTCAGCTTCATGGAAGCGATGTCCAGTTCCAAGGTCATCTCCAACAATACCCGCGTGCCCTGGGATGAGAACAAAGAGCTCATCGGACAGGGATTGGCCAAGGTGGCCGCCGCTTTTTGCCACTCCATGCCGGTCAGCGGATCGTTCTCACGTTCGGCACTCAACCTGGCCTCCAATGCACGCACCGGATTGTCCTCCGTGATTTCAGCCCTCTGCGTGCTGATCACTCTGCTTTTTCTCACGCCGCTGCTCTATCACCTGCCCAAGCCGGTGCTGGCGGCCATCATCATGGTGGCGGTAGTGGGCCTGATCAATTTCCCTATCATGTTGCGTGCCTGGCGCGTCAGTCGTGACGATGGCATCGCCGCGGTTGCGACCTTTGCCGCCACGCTGGCGTTCTCCCCCAATATTCAGAATGGCATACTGATCGGCATCGGTCTTTCCCTGGGGTTGATGTTGTATCGAATGATGCGGCCACGCATCGCTAAACTGGGCATTCATCAGGATGGAACTCTGGGCGACGCCCAACGCCACAACCTGCCTCCCTTACATCGCCGACTGGGCGCCATCCGCTTCGACGGTGCGTTGCGATTCATCAATGTCGCCACATTCGAGAAAGCCGTGCTCGAGATGGAACGGGGCAATCCGGGGATCAACACGATTCTGGTCTCCTGCGGCGGGATCAACGACATCGATGCTTCCGGTGTGGACATGCTCTCCAAACTGATCATCAGATTCAAGAGCAACAATATTTGCCTTTGCTTCAGCGGCTTCAAGGAACATGTGCAGGATGTGATTGAAAAAACGGGGCTCAATGATCTGATAGGCAGAGACAACCTTTTCGCTACAGATCTTTTGGCGGCCAGGGAGTTGCGAAGCAGACTGGAAGCGTCGATGTGA
- a CDS encoding cytidylate kinase-like family protein, producing the protein MAIITISRESFSRGEEVTTKVVQRLGYKMVSHEVISEASRKFQVSVNKLERAIHFAPSLLERFFSRKQKYVTYVAAATLAYFKNDNIVYDGLAGQFFANRISPMTAKILAYFKNDNVAYSGFAERYYTRTISHLLNVRMTADMEDRLHLLMKEKNLARKQAMRVLKRDDRQRNAWSRYFYGVDSTDDDLYDLVLHMSKMRVDEAADVICETVTKPKFKTSFDSQQAIEDLAFAAEIKAALYDYYPDCEVVVDRKSVEIYARFTIHTDTMIADKIKAKVLKMNGVSSVSVILIPSIVFT; encoded by the coding sequence ATGGCCATCATTACAATTTCAAGAGAATCTTTCAGCCGGGGCGAAGAAGTAACCACCAAAGTTGTTCAAAGGCTCGGCTATAAGATGGTTTCCCATGAAGTAATTTCCGAAGCCTCCCGAAAATTCCAGGTCTCTGTGAATAAGTTGGAACGGGCAATTCATTTCGCACCGTCACTTCTTGAACGGTTTTTCTCCAGAAAACAAAAATATGTTACCTATGTCGCCGCCGCCACACTGGCCTATTTTAAAAATGACAACATCGTCTATGACGGCTTGGCCGGACAATTTTTCGCCAACAGAATCTCCCCGATGACGGCTAAAATTCTTGCTTATTTCAAAAACGATAATGTGGCTTACAGCGGTTTTGCCGAGCGATATTACACCAGAACCATCTCGCATCTTTTAAATGTGAGGATGACGGCAGACATGGAAGACCGTCTGCATCTGTTGATGAAGGAAAAGAATCTGGCCCGGAAACAGGCGATGCGCGTATTGAAAAGGGATGACCGTCAGCGCAATGCCTGGAGCCGTTATTTTTATGGTGTGGATAGTACGGATGACGATTTATATGATCTGGTGCTTCATATGAGCAAAATGAGAGTCGACGAGGCGGCGGATGTCATATGTGAAACCGTGACAAAGCCTAAATTCAAGACCTCCTTCGACTCCCAACAGGCTATCGAAGATCTGGCCTTTGCCGCTGAAATCAAAGCGGCTCTCTATGACTATTATCCCGATTGTGAAGTTGTCGTCGATAGGAAGTCCGTCGAGATCTATGCCCGATTCACGATCCATACCGATACAATGATCGCCGATAAAATTAAAGCCAAAGTCCTTAAAATGAATGGAGTGTCATCGGTTTCGGTTATACTTATTCCCAGCATTGTTTTTACCTAA
- a CDS encoding universal stress protein — MEKHLLIAIGDDLSSLHGIRFVTSFFAHKEEIKLTLFNITPAPYSPEPDKIERAGFKATIVQMNTAEIAKHPSLQTSQTLLLNRGFPAKNITIKLMTKHSGTVRDIVHEGKKGKYDAVVLGRRGYNIFEQALATSVSREMLEQEIGFPLWICRRVEEGRKNVLLCVDETEPSMRIADHVGFVLQDVKEHSVTLFYVDEGGGNKAETVLEQARNKLKENGVEEERVTSRVVYTAEVPKAILSEAERGAYAVVAMGRGGKQPQGFLRRWLIGSRSLKVMEELEKSVLWLSK, encoded by the coding sequence ATGGAAAAACATCTTCTGATTGCCATCGGTGATGATTTGAGTTCGCTTCATGGAATCCGCTTTGTCACGTCGTTTTTTGCCCATAAAGAAGAGATCAAACTGACCCTCTTCAATATTACCCCGGCCCCTTACTCTCCGGAACCCGACAAGATAGAACGCGCCGGCTTCAAAGCCACAATTGTTCAGATGAACACTGCGGAGATTGCAAAGCACCCTTCCCTTCAGACCAGCCAGACCCTTTTGCTCAATCGAGGATTCCCTGCGAAGAACATCACCATCAAGTTGATGACCAAGCACAGTGGAACGGTAAGAGACATTGTTCACGAGGGCAAGAAAGGAAAATATGACGCCGTAGTCCTGGGGAGGCGGGGCTACAATATTTTCGAGCAGGCACTGGCGACGAGCGTCAGCCGCGAAATGCTGGAACAGGAGATCGGGTTCCCCCTCTGGATTTGCCGGCGCGTCGAAGAAGGGCGCAAGAATGTGCTCCTTTGCGTGGACGAAACGGAACCCAGCATGCGCATTGCCGATCATGTGGGTTTTGTACTTCAAGATGTTAAGGAGCATTCAGTCACCCTTTTCTATGTCGACGAAGGTGGAGGAAACAAAGCGGAGACCGTTCTGGAACAGGCCAGGAACAAACTCAAGGAAAACGGCGTGGAAGAAGAAAGGGTCACGAGCCGGGTTGTTTACACCGCGGAAGTCCCCAAAGCCATCCTGAGCGAGGCGGAACGGGGCGCATACGCTGTAGTGGCCATGGGCCGCGGAGGAAAACAGCCGCAGGGTTTCCTCAGGAGATGGCTCATAGGGTCAAGAAGCTTGAAAGTGATGGAAGAGTTGGAAAAGAGCGTTTTGTGGCTGAGCAAATGA
- a CDS encoding iron-sulfur cluster assembly scaffold protein, with product MEQSGLDFWERHSLQFLEMAFETFKRETLEKPDGYGKKTRECGDTIEIFLMLDEAKIRSASFETDGCLYSVACSNAVVHLAEGKTLPEAGRITPEDVIRYLETLPENESHCADLAVAALRLALDDARAKTSPVLHS from the coding sequence ATGGAACAGAGTGGTTTGGATTTCTGGGAACGACATTCGTTGCAGTTTTTGGAAATGGCGTTTGAAACTTTTAAGAGGGAAACACTGGAAAAGCCTGATGGCTATGGGAAAAAGACTCGTGAATGTGGGGACACCATAGAGATTTTTCTCATGTTGGATGAAGCAAAAATCCGGTCCGCTTCTTTTGAGACTGACGGTTGTCTCTATTCCGTAGCATGTTCCAATGCCGTTGTACACCTGGCTGAGGGAAAGACCCTGCCCGAGGCAGGGCGGATCACTCCGGAAGACGTGATAAGATACCTGGAAACGCTTCCGGAAAACGAAAGCCATTGTGCAGACTTGGCTGTAGCGGCTTTGCGCCTTGCATTGGATGATGCCCGGGCGAAGACGTCTCCGGTCCTTCACAGTTGA
- a CDS encoding proline racemase family protein, translating to MARFAHIISAIDAHTAGEPTRVVLSGLPLIPGITMAEKKRYMMEHLDHFRTLLMHEPRGHNDMFGVIITPPTTDQAQYGLLFMDHGGYVDMCGHGTMSAITVLLETGMVTMAEPETTVVFDTPAGRIKGHARIENKQLVEVSLTNVPSFLYVRDLELDLPDVGKITVDVSFGGNFFAVVRARDLGVAVQVDQVSRLIELGMRVKSAVNEKLSVRHPTKEHIASVELTEIYEKPEPSRPFSRSVVIFGRGQLDRCPCGTGTSATMAALFGRGELPLGVEFINESIIGTRFTGKLLSETRVGDFAAVNPLVAGRAYITGIQQFVVDPDDPLMYGFVLGR from the coding sequence ATGGCGAGGTTTGCCCATATTATTTCAGCCATTGACGCTCATACGGCGGGGGAACCCACCAGGGTGGTCTTGAGTGGTTTGCCGCTCATACCGGGCATTACCATGGCGGAAAAAAAGCGCTACATGATGGAACATCTGGACCATTTTCGAACACTCCTCATGCACGAACCGAGGGGGCACAACGACATGTTCGGAGTCATCATCACGCCTCCAACGACGGATCAAGCCCAGTACGGTCTCCTCTTCATGGACCACGGTGGGTATGTCGACATGTGTGGCCATGGCACCATGAGTGCTATCACGGTTCTCCTTGAAACGGGTATGGTGACCATGGCGGAGCCGGAAACCACGGTTGTATTCGATACCCCTGCCGGACGGATCAAGGGGCATGCCCGAATCGAGAACAAACAGCTGGTTGAAGTATCCCTGACCAATGTGCCTTCCTTTTTATATGTCAGGGATCTGGAACTCGATCTTCCCGATGTTGGAAAAATCACGGTTGATGTGTCTTTCGGTGGAAATTTCTTTGCTGTGGTGAGGGCAAGGGATCTGGGGGTTGCGGTTCAGGTTGACCAGGTTTCAAGACTCATCGAGCTGGGGATGAGGGTGAAAAGCGCTGTCAATGAGAAACTAAGCGTGCGTCACCCCACAAAAGAGCATATTGCTTCGGTCGAATTGACGGAAATCTACGAAAAACCGGAACCTTCCAGGCCCTTTTCCCGCAGCGTGGTGATCTTTGGCAGGGGGCAGCTGGATCGCTGTCCGTGCGGCACGGGAACCTCAGCGACCATGGCCGCTCTTTTCGGGAGGGGCGAGCTCCCCCTGGGGGTTGAATTCATCAATGAAAGCATTATAGGGACTCGTTTCACGGGAAAGCTCTTGAGTGAAACCCGAGTGGGTGATTTTGCCGCGGTAAATCCTCTTGTGGCCGGCAGAGCGTACATTACGGGAATCCAGCAGTTCGTTGTGGACCCGGATGATCCGCTCATGTACGGCTTTGTCCTCGGCCGATAG
- a CDS encoding XTP/dITP diphosphatase yields the protein MQKITLIVATRNKGKSKEIQEYLQGFPVEIKDLNDFGPIPEVIEDGETFEENAYKKASFTAKVLGLPALADDSGLEVEALHGAPGVYSARYAGPNATDEQNNSKLLEALSGKSERKARFCCVLSLAVPTGPALTYEASCEGVILEAPRGTNGFGYDPLFYYPPMKKTFAEMTLEEKAQVSHRGKALKELKDEFDKVLKWLNMRLAEEKKILGLGEDICVH from the coding sequence ATGCAGAAAATCACGTTGATCGTAGCAACACGGAACAAGGGGAAATCTAAGGAAATTCAAGAGTATCTCCAGGGCTTTCCAGTGGAGATCAAGGACCTGAACGACTTTGGACCGATCCCTGAAGTTATAGAGGATGGTGAAACTTTCGAAGAAAATGCCTACAAGAAAGCGAGCTTCACGGCCAAAGTGCTGGGACTACCCGCACTGGCGGACGATTCGGGCCTTGAAGTGGAAGCACTTCATGGAGCGCCTGGAGTCTATTCTGCACGATATGCAGGCCCCAACGCCACCGATGAACAAAACAACTCCAAGTTATTGGAAGCGCTCTCGGGAAAGTCGGAACGCAAGGCACGCTTTTGCTGCGTCCTCTCACTGGCAGTCCCCACAGGACCGGCTCTCACTTATGAGGCCAGTTGCGAGGGTGTTATTCTGGAGGCTCCCCGAGGCACCAACGGCTTTGGCTATGACCCGCTCTTTTACTATCCACCCATGAAGAAAACTTTTGCCGAAATGACACTGGAGGAAAAGGCCCAGGTCAGTCATCGCGGCAAGGCACTGAAAGAGTTGAAGGACGAATTCGACAAGGTTCTTAAATGGTTGAACATGAGGCTGGCTGAGGAGAAAAAAATTCTTGGCCTGGGAGAAGATATTTGCGTTCATTAA